One candidate division WOR-3 bacterium genomic window, ATTATTATCTCATTAGTATCAACCAAATGGTCGTTTCTTATACAGCCAAACATAATATTCTCGCAAACCAAATTATTTCCCCAATTATAAGACCATTCCGGTGTCAAAGAATAAGAACCCAAATGATTCTCAAAGATACAGGCACTTTCCCACCAACCACCACAAGCAAGTTCCAAATAACCATCACCATTTAAATCGCCAAAGGCAACAACCGAAGAATATCTCGTATTGGTTAAAAGAGTGTATTGCGGAATAGTATCAAGACTTCCGAAATTATTTTTATAGATAAGAATCCGAGAACGGTCACCACTCAATTGTCCATTACAAGCAACCGCCAAATCATAATAGTTATCATTATTATAATCACCAACCGCCATCCTTATTACCCAACCAACTACCGAAAAACTTATTGTTGGTCTTTCGGGAATATTGCCGTTATTAGAAATATAAATATTTATCTTTCTTCTATGACCCGAAACCAAATCTAAATAACCATCATTATTAATATCAACAAATCTTATCGCATCCGAAGGCGAAGAATCCAAAGAAACCCAACTTGGTAAAGTATCAAAAACTCCATTATTATTCTTGAAAATCCTTGCTGGTTCCTTGATATTATTATAAGCATCACCACAAGATACCGCCAAATCCAAATCGCCATCCAAATCATAATCACCTAAACAACAATCAAAAGAATGCAAATTCTCCCTTGATTTATAATAAGGCAAAGGATTTAGACCTGTGCCGGTATTCAAATAAATTCTTATCTTGCCACTAATACTACCAAAACCAAGATAACTTACTGCCAGATCAAAATTACCATCATTATTAACATCTCCTAAATATAAATGACCAAAATATCCAGAATCGGCACTGCGCCAAGAACAAATTCTTTCTAATTCGCCATTATGATTAAAATAAACTCCGTTTCTATTCAATGCCATATCATTACCATTACTTGTTACCAAATCAATATAAGAATTATTGTCAATATCCCAAAAACCGCCACCGGTAGAGTAATCATTATCAATAGAAACCCAAGAAGGTGAATTGGGCAAGGGAATATAAAAAATTCCCAAAAATATCAAAAGAAACATTCCTTTATAATTTTACTAAATTGACAAGATTTTTCAATATAAAACAAGTGTTAATCTAAAGGAGTCTTTTTCGTCATTATATAAAAAATGGATATCATACAGAAATAATAAAAGATTTAGGAGTTTTACCTATAGCCAAGCAGTCTATTTTACAAAAGTAAATCAAAAACAATCCGCAGATTTATTGATAATTTAAAAAACATACTGTCGCATTTTAACTCCTAATGACCCTAT contains:
- a CDS encoding VCBS repeat-containing protein — protein: MFLLIFLGIFYIPLPNSPSWVSIDNDYSTGGGFWDIDNNSYIDLVTSNGNDMALNRNGVYFNHNGELERICSWRSADSGYFGHLYLGDVNNDGNFDLAVSYLGFGSISGKIRIYLNTGTGLNPLPYYKSRENLHSFDCCLGDYDLDGDLDLAVSCGDAYNNIKEPARIFKNNNGVFDTLPSWVSLDSSPSDAIRFVDINNDGYLDLVSGHRRKINIYISNNGNIPERPTISFSVVGWVIRMAVGDYNNDNYYDLAVACNGQLSGDRSRILIYKNNFGSLDTIPQYTLLTNTRYSSVVAFGDLNGDGYLELACGGWWESACIFENHLGSYSLTPEWSYNWGNNLVCENIMFGCIRNDHLVDTNEIIIGDGQRRLFNIKKIPIQKLNSVYINGRQLNWQEFSFDYLTGYFSFSFTPQIGETIIINYTYSPFSDLGITNWDRSNGNLLFLNTTGSGIVLEDNNLNKRWLRVRGSYNIFGQKINLIEKKGVYFVDNKKIVKIK